The following are encoded in a window of Apteryx mantelli isolate bAptMan1 chromosome 17, bAptMan1.hap1, whole genome shotgun sequence genomic DNA:
- the RAD9B gene encoding cell cycle checkpoint control protein RAD9B, whose product MKCVIGGGHLRVFGRAIHAIARISDEFWFDPVEKGLALRSVNSSRSACAYIFFSSMFFQHYCWTAGSKSCQREKQLPLPCKLIIKSVLPVFRCVNMLERNVEKCNIYTNINDRHITFQLICKHGIVKTHNLTFQECDPLQAVFAKHMCPNVLKLQSRLLTDIMIHFPMSQEEVTLAVTPMKVCFKSYTEEDTDFSKAMHTEIQLNPDEFDYFQVGVDSEVTFCLKELRGLLAFSEATSTPVSIHFDRSGKPIAFSIEDMVLEASFILATLSDIENETASEQPPRFSQGQDSKSEKTSVDRDSNSEAIASRKPQWNGNSQNTELVAPRSPLAKQEIKIIPKISNKDTTGTEGTTITETDDYTMLEARPTHFDYHKSKLLHTGIGFCTWCITCVVSYLYKYCIFQFHSLFFGAVSFKEKDAINHILHSLATASDTEEDSVNMQRSQVL is encoded by the exons TGTTTGGAAGAGCAATACATGCCATAGCACGTATTAGTGATGAATTTTGGTTTGACCCAGTAGAAAAAGGT cttgcCTTAAGATCAGTGAATTCTTCTAGGTCAGCCTGTGCATATATCTTCTTTTCATCTATGTTTTTTCAACATTACTGCTGGACAGCCGGGTCCAAATCATGTCAGAGGGAGAAACAGTTACCCCTTCCGTGTAAATTGATAATTAAG tcagtTCTTCCTGTATTTAGATGTGTAAATATGCTGGAAAGGAATGTAGAGAAATGCAACATTTATACAAATATTAATGATCGTCACATAACTTTTCAGCTCATCTGTAAACACG GTATTGTGAAAACACATAATCTGACTTTTCAAGAATGTGATCCACTACAGGCTGTTTTTGCAAAGCACATGTGTCCAAATGTACTTAAACTCCAATCCAG gCTGCTGACTGATATAATGATTCACTTTCCAATGAGTCAAGAAGAAGTAACCCTAGCAGTTACTCCAATGAAAGTTTGTTTCAAGAGTTACACCGAGGAAGACACTG ACTTTTCAAAGGCAATGCATACTGAAATACAGCTAAATCCAGATGAATTTGACTACTTTCAAGTTGGAGTGGATTCTGAAGTAACATTTTGCCTTAAGGAACTGAGG GGACTACTAGCATTTTCAGAAGCTACCAGTACTCCTGTCTCAATCCATTTTGACAGATCTGGAAA ACCAATTGCTTTCAGCATTGAAGATATGGTGCTGGAAGCCAGCTTTATTTTGGCTACCTTATCTGACATTGAAAACGAGACAGCCTCCGAACAGCCTCCACGCTTTTCACAAGGGCAGGACAG TAAATCTGAAAAAACCTCCGTGGATAGAGATAGTAATTCAGAAGCAATAGCTTCCAGGAAGCCACAGTGGAATGGAAATTCACAAAACACGGAGCTGGTAGCACCTAGAAGTCCTTTGGCAAAACAAGAGATAAAAATTATTCCCAAAATCTCAAATAAAGATACTACAGGCACAGAAGGAACTACCATAACTGAGACAGATGACTATACAATGCTGGAAGCAAGGCCAACACATTTTGATTATCACAAG TCTAAGTTGCTACACACTGGTATTGGGTTCTGCACATG GTGTATCACATGCGTAGTATCTTACTTGTATAAATATtgcattttccagtttcattccTTGTTTTTTGGAGCAGTGTCTTTTAAGGAGAAAGATGCCATCAACCACATCCTCCATAGTTTAGCAACAGCTAGCGACACTGAAGAGGATTCTGTCAATATGCAGAGATCTCAAGTTCTCTAA